From a single Columba livia isolate bColLiv1 breed racing homer chromosome 15, bColLiv1.pat.W.v2, whole genome shotgun sequence genomic region:
- the ARHGAP17 gene encoding rho GTPase-activating protein 17 isoform X2, protein MKKQFNRMKQLANQTVGRAEKTEVLSEDLLQIERRLDTVRSVCHIAQKRLIACFQGQHSTDPDKRHKKLPLTALAQTMQEGSVQLSDETLLGKMLDTCGDAENRLAMELSQHEVQIEREVLDPLCLLTETEIPNIQKQRKQLAKLVLDWDSARGRYNQAHKTSGTNFQVHPSKIESLKEEMDEAGNKVEQCKDQLAADMYNFVSKEGEYARCFVMLLEAQADYHRKALAVIEKVLPEIQAHQDKWTEKPAFGTPLEEHLKRSGREIAVPIEACVMMLLETGMREEGLFRIAAGASKLKKLKAALDCSTSQLDEFYSDPHAVAGALKSYLRELPEPLMTYSLYEEWTQAANIQDQDKKLQELWRICNRLPKHYHANFRYLIKFLAKLAQNSDVNKMTPSNIAIVLGPNLLWAKNEGSLAEMAAATSVHVVAVIEPIIQHADWFFPGDQDFNVSGAFVAIPAVNSNHLSHTGSDHECGTLERKRPVSMTVMEGDLLKKESFGVKVVDFQATPRRCGTISRKHTSPAFQPPLPPPEAGALAQAAEQHAQAAAPEPGALGAALFSAAAAEHVPSQGSEDSSTSKPKDNASSVTPPPVRNGGHAGTVQNQPTSSTNQLSVNQPPQNAAGPSPHAMRRAVKKPAPAPPKPANPPPAQPGSQSPAPATQPPSVSPKPPARSSSPPAQHANPGAAPSSGSQVSAPRRSSSSLSPLQAPSHPPPQPPAQATPPLQPKANSQTPPAAPGSEHGPEQPCYTPPQTPTPPDTPPLGKHPTSSLASQPQPAPEPSRPHSPPQSGTLPRPRPVPKPRNRPSVPPPPHPPSQPAGEGLSANPTQTASKIVTGGDGYCE, encoded by the exons GGCTGAGAAAACGGAGGTACTCAGTGAAGACCTTTTGCAG ATCGAGAGACGTCTTGACACTGTGAGATCTGTTTGCCACATTGCACAGAAGCGATTAATTGCGTGTTTTCAGGGCCAGCACAGTACAGATCCTGATAAGAGACAT aaaaaacTCCCTCTGACAGCTCTTGCTCAGACTATGCAGGAAGGGTCCGTCCAGCTGAGCGATGAGACGCTGCTGGG GAAAATGCTGGATACCTGTGGCGATGCAGAGAACAGACTGGCTATGGAACTCTCTCAGCATGAAGTACAGATCGAAAGAGAAGTTTTAGACCCGCTGTGTCTGCTAACAGAG ACAGAGATCCCAAACattcagaagcagagaaaacagcttGCGAAGCTGGTGTTGGACTGGGATTCTGCAAGAGGAAG atATAACCAAGCCCACAAGACTTCAGGAACAAATTTTCAAGTGCATCCTTCAAAAATAGAGTCTCTTAAGGAAGAGATGGATGAAGCTGGAAATAAAGTAGAACAATGCAAG GATCAGCTGGCAGCAGACATGTATAACTTTGTGTCCAAAGAAGGGGAATATGCCAGATGTTTTGTTATG TTATTAGAAGCACAAGCAGATTACCATAGAAAAGCATTAGCAGTCATAGAAAAGGTCCTACCCGAAATTCAAGCCCATCAAG ACAAATGGACTGAAAAACCAGCTTTTGGAACTCCATTAGAAGAGCATCTCAAGCGCAGTGGCCGTGAAATTGCAGTCCCGATTGAAGCCTGTGTGATGATGCTGCTGGAAACAGGAATGAGAGAGGAG GGCTTATTCAGAATTGCTGCTGGAGCCTCCAAGTTAAAAAAGCTGAAAGCTGCCTTGGATTGTTCAACTTCCCAGCTTGATGAATTTTATTCCGATCCCCATGCTGTTGCAG GTGCCTTGAAGTCCTATTTGCGAGAGCTGCCAGAACCTCTAATGACCTACAGCCTGTATGAAGAATGGACACAAGCTGCAAA tattCAGGACCAGGATAAGAAGCTACAAGAGTTATGGAGGATTTGTAACAGATTACCGAAGCATTATCACGCGAACTTCAG gTATTTAATCAAATTTTTAGCAAAGCTTGCACAGAACAGCGATGTTAACAAAATGACACCCAGCAATATCGCAATAGTCCTGGGCCCCAACTTGTTATGGGCAAAGAATGAAGG ATCCCTTGCTGAAATGGCAGCAGCGACTTCAGTCCATGTGGTAGCAGTTATTGAGCCAATTATCCAGCACGCTGACTGGTTCTTCCCTGGAG atcaagattTCAATGTGTCTGGTGCATTTGTTGCAATTCCTGCTGTTAATTCAAATCACTTGTCACACACTGGGAGTGACCATGAATGTGGGACACTGGAACGGAAGAGGCCTGTCAGTATGACCGTGATGGAAGGGGATTTATTGAAGAAGGAAAG CTTTGGTGTGAAGGTTGTGGACTTCCAAGCGACCCCGCGGCGATGTGGCACTATAAGTAGAAAGCACACATCCCCGGCCTTCCAGCCGCCCCTGCCGCCCCCCGAGGCCGGCGCGCTGGCGCAGGCTGCGGAGCAGCACGCACAGGCGGCTGCGCCCGAACCCGGCGCGCTGGGCGCTGCGCTGTTCTCTGCTGCCGCAGCTGAACACGTGCCAAGCCAAGGCAGCGAGGACAGCAG tacCTCCAAACCTAAGGACAACGCGTCTTCAGTTACTCCTCCACCCGTGAGGAATGGTGGGCACGCGGGCACTGTGCAGAACCAGCCAACAAGTAGCACTAATCAGCTTTCTGTTAATCAGCCACCACAGAATGCGGCAGGTCCCAGTCCCCACGCAATGAGGAGAG CTGTAAAGAAGCCAGCGCCAGCACCCCCCAAGCCAGCCAACCCCCCGCCGGCACAGCCGGGCAGCCAGAGTCCTGCCCCGGCCACTCAGCCACCCTCTGTCTCTCCAAAACCACCTGCCAGAAGTTCTTCTCCTCCTGCTCAACACGCCAACCCCGGAGCAGCCCCGAGCTCCGGTTCGCAGGTCTCTGCTCCTCGGCGATCCTCCAGCAGCCTGTCCCCGCTCCAGGCTCCCAGCCAcccgcccccgcagcccccggcgcAGGCGACTCCTCCGCTGCAGCCCAAAGCAAACAGCCAGACACCTCCCGCTGCACCGGGCAGCGAGCACGGACCCGAGCAGCCCTGTTACACTCCTCCGCAGACCCCGACACCGCCCGACACCCCCCCTCTGGGAAAACACCCCACGAGTTCCCTGGCGTCACAGCCACAACCCGCTCCAGAGCCCTCCCGGCCCCACTCCCCGCCCCAGAGCGGGACGCTGCCGCGGCCACGGCCCGTCCCCAAACCCCGCAACAGACCCAGCGTGCCCCCTCCGCCTCACCCCCCCTCGCAGCCGGCCGGAGAAGGCCTTAGTGCGAATCCCACGCAAACAGCTTCCAAAATAGTGACAG GTGGGGATGGTTACTGCGAATAA